A genomic stretch from Plasmodium cynomolgi strain B DNA, chromosome 8, whole genome shotgun sequence includes:
- a CDS encoding hypothetical protein (putative) has protein sequence MPESEQYHPELYMHLKDLFDFIENHDTIVKEIEADKETKEQKKPSKYVKEKVPIYEAFEDLCTNPEINKCTHCIKNYKNYDPKKLLTKLSCGEEKKENGDQDESIKQKIKELRDSPDKNPILYSINDKTYAASDLIPYLMDLLKGGLRHIGTQYIYDYFPSLSNIVSLEKFNLIIASTILCIGGLMLYSIFHGVK, from the coding sequence ATGCCTGAATCCGAACAATATCATCCGGaattatatatgcacttGAAGGATTTGTTTGATTTCATTGAAAACCATGATACAATTGTAAAAGAAATTGAAGCGGATAAGGAGACGAAGGAGCAGAAAAAACCTAGTAAAtatgttaaagaaaaagttcCAATATATGAGGCGTTTGAAGATTTATGTACAAATCCagaaattaataaatgcACTCattgtattaaaaattacaaaaattatgatcCCAAAAAACTCTTGACTAAATTATCAtgtggtgaagaaaaaaaagaaaatggtgATCAAGATGAAAGTATTAAACAGAAAATCAAAGAATTACGAGATTCACCTGATAAAAATCCTATATTATATTCAATAAACGACAAAACATATGCTGCAAGTGACTTGATTCCATATCTAATGGATTTATTGAAGGGGGGTCTAAGACACATTGGTAcacaatatatttatgattattttccATCATTATCAAATATAGTTAGCTTAGAAAAGTTTAATCTAATAATCGCATCGACTATTTTATGCATTGGAGGACTAATGctttattctatttttcaTGGGGTAAAATAA